The Candidatus Zixiibacteriota bacterium genome has a window encoding:
- the ccoG gene encoding cytochrome c oxidase accessory protein CcoG: protein MPEPQHDKRGSFRDSLATIDRRGHRIWVYPTKPKGKLHRARAIVAIFLLAFLFGAPFIKLHGNPLFQLDVINRKFFILGFIFWPQDIYLFVLGTIALVVFIILFTAAYGRLFCGWICPQTVFLEMVFRKIEFLIEGAGPRQRELNRAPMSSSKFGKKALKHTIFFGLAFLIGNTFLAYFIGIDALLDLVTSPPAEHVTGFIFMVLFSLVFYWVFSWFREQACTLVCPYGRLQSVLLDSNSIVVAYDFKRGEPRGPIPRAGERVGKRDCIDCGACVRVCPTGIDIRNGTQLECVNCTACIDVCNRAMHGVGFPPGLIRYASYDSIAHGTPLRFTPRMKLYTAVLSVLVIVITALLIFRTPVEATILRATGSMYEELSDGNIRNVYTITVTNKTADQLPVTLKLTNVSGKLTILGPELNIPPQGQRESVFSIEIPKSNLFTANSLITIEVMSGDKQLESVRTTFVGPELRRNQ, encoded by the coding sequence ATGCCGGAACCACAGCACGACAAACGCGGCTCATTCCGCGATTCGCTTGCAACGATCGACAGACGCGGCCACCGGATCTGGGTCTACCCCACCAAGCCAAAAGGGAAACTACACCGCGCGCGGGCGATTGTTGCCATTTTCCTGTTGGCCTTTCTGTTCGGAGCGCCGTTTATCAAGTTACACGGCAACCCGCTGTTTCAGCTGGATGTCATCAACCGCAAGTTCTTCATTCTCGGGTTCATCTTCTGGCCACAGGATATCTATCTGTTTGTCCTCGGCACGATCGCCCTGGTTGTGTTCATCATTCTGTTCACCGCCGCGTACGGTCGTCTGTTCTGTGGCTGGATCTGTCCCCAGACCGTTTTCCTCGAAATGGTGTTTCGGAAAATTGAGTTTCTTATCGAGGGAGCCGGCCCGCGCCAGCGCGAACTCAACCGCGCGCCGATGTCTTCATCCAAGTTCGGCAAGAAAGCCCTCAAACACACCATCTTCTTTGGACTGGCGTTCCTGATCGGCAATACGTTCCTGGCCTACTTCATCGGCATCGACGCCCTGCTGGACCTGGTGACCTCCCCCCCGGCAGAGCACGTCACGGGCTTCATATTCATGGTGCTCTTTTCTCTTGTGTTCTACTGGGTCTTTTCGTGGTTCCGGGAGCAGGCGTGCACGCTGGTATGCCCGTACGGCCGATTACAGTCAGTTCTACTCGATTCGAATTCGATCGTCGTGGCATACGATTTCAAGCGTGGTGAGCCGCGTGGACCGATACCGCGCGCCGGGGAGCGTGTGGGTAAAAGGGACTGTATCGACTGCGGCGCCTGCGTGCGGGTTTGTCCGACCGGTATAGATATTCGCAATGGCACCCAACTGGAATGTGTTAATTGCACCGCCTGCATCGATGTCTGCAACCGGGCCATGCACGGAGTGGGATTCCCGCCGGGGTTGATCCGATACGCATCATATGATTCCATCGCCCACGGCACACCGCTTCGGTTCACACCTCGCATGAAATTGTATACTGCGGTGCTGAGCGTGCTGGTGATAGTCATCACCGCTTTATTGATTTTCCGGACGCCGGTGGAGGCAACCATCCTCCGAGCTACCGGGTCGATGTATGAAGAACTGAGCGACGGCAACATTCGCAACGTGTACACGATCACCGTTACCAACAAGACTGCCGACCAATTACCGGTGACGCTGAAGCTGACGAATGTATCCGGCAAGCTAACAATACTTGGTCCGGAATTGAACATTCCACCGCAAGGGCAACGCGAATCAGTCTTTTCGATAGAGATTCCCAAGTCCAACTTGTTCACGGCCAACAGCCTGATCACAATCGAGGTAATGTCGGGGGACAAGCAGCTTGAATCCGTGAGGACGACGTTTGTCGGACCGGAGCTCCGGAGGAACCAGTGA
- a CDS encoding FixH family protein — MNETRPRSRWGIGIAALYGGFVLFVLACVGYASLQHFDLVEPEYYERTLVYQEQIDRQRRTNALAEQPSLAFESESRLLVLQFPAYSSAVTGVIRFYRPSGAGMDFSLPLALDPTNRQTILDPRLIAGFWRMKLDWRMDSLDYYIERSVTVE, encoded by the coding sequence GTGAACGAAACCAGACCAAGAAGCCGCTGGGGGATCGGGATCGCCGCCTTGTATGGGGGGTTTGTCCTGTTCGTTCTCGCGTGCGTGGGGTATGCATCGTTGCAGCACTTCGATCTGGTCGAACCGGAATACTATGAACGGACGCTGGTGTATCAGGAGCAGATCGACAGGCAGCGCCGGACCAATGCGCTTGCCGAACAGCCGTCTCTTGCCTTCGAGTCGGAGTCCCGGCTCCTGGTGCTACAGTTTCCTGCGTATTCGTCGGCGGTGACGGGTGTGATCAGATTCTACCGTCCGTCAGGAGCCGGAATGGACTTCTCTCTGCCGCTCGCGCTGGACCCGACAAACCGGCAGACAATTCTCGACCCCCGCCTTATTGCGGGATTCTGGCGAATGAAGCTTGACTGGCGCATGGACAGTCTTGACTACTATATTGAGCGCAGCGTAACGGTCGAATAA
- a CDS encoding sulfite exporter TauE/SafE family protein, which produces MDTYFWSAIALGFLGSVHCIGMCGPIALALPRSFSSRTGLLVSRVLYNTGRIITYGVLGAIGGLLGKMVALAGFQQSLSIVAGVLILLGVFLPSRFARKLLPMQPVDSAIERIRGFWGRLFGTHTQASLFMIGLLNGLLPCGLVYVALAAAAASGSSAGGALYMLLFGLGTYPAIFATSLFGSVIPTRIRQNLLRLLPVGAVVLALLLILRGSSLGIPYLSPKLHTPTGSTAAHDCCK; this is translated from the coding sequence ATGGATACGTATTTCTGGTCGGCCATAGCTCTGGGATTTCTCGGCAGCGTGCACTGTATCGGTATGTGCGGCCCTATCGCGCTGGCTCTTCCGCGCAGCTTTTCATCTCGAACCGGCCTGCTTGTCAGCCGCGTGCTGTACAACACCGGACGGATCATCACGTACGGCGTGCTGGGAGCAATTGGCGGGCTTTTGGGCAAGATGGTGGCGCTGGCCGGGTTCCAGCAGTCGTTGTCTATCGTTGCCGGCGTATTGATACTGCTTGGGGTGTTTCTCCCCAGTCGCTTTGCCCGGAAGTTGCTGCCGATGCAACCTGTAGATAGCGCGATCGAACGAATCCGGGGATTCTGGGGGCGGTTGTTCGGCACGCACACACAGGCATCCCTTTTCATGATTGGTCTGCTGAATGGTCTGCTTCCGTGCGGACTCGTATATGTGGCGCTGGCCGCAGCTGCAGCCAGCGGCAGTTCGGCCGGCGGCGCGCTATATATGCTGCTTTTCGGCCTCGGCACCTACCCCGCAATCTTCGCAACATCGCTCTTCGGGAGCGTCATTCCCACCCGTATCCGACAGAATCTTCTTCGCCTTCTGCCCGTGGGAGCGGTCGTGCTTGCTCTTCTGCTCATTCTCAGGGGTTCATCGCTCGGCATACCATATCTGAGCCCCAAGCTTCACACGCCGACCGGCAGCACTGCCGCGCACGACTGCTGCAAGTAG
- a CDS encoding PEP/pyruvate-binding domain-containing protein, giving the protein MSDFDKLLTEHGFANRFHQFQNLMRFRIREILLVSSLYDSFILEEDGRLSEMILSEYLDLNLSNAPGITRVSTGAEALTIAAEEGRFGLIITTMNLGDMDAVEFARRVKKAGLDIPVIMLTYDNRELIELTAYHDVSVFEKIFVWQGDFRILIAMVKYIEDKRNVDHDTNAVGVQSIIVIEDNINYYSSFLPLIYTELFKHSQSLMAESVNLSHKLLRMRARPKILLSATYEEAWQYYEKYQDCVLGVISDIEFPFRGNPDPEAGIRLAREVRAAHFDIPILLQSDSPQFEGRAREIGAGFLWKRSPVLLQQLRQFMIENFSFGDFVFRLSDGRAVGYAENLRALEEQLAVVPEESIQYHAERNHFSNWLKARTEFWLAHQLRPRKVTDFPTVEDLRQDLIKALRDFRRERHTGTVMDFDPDTFDPNASFARIGSGSLGGKARGLAFVTTLLKNFKLHERFPRTRIDVPPAVIVATDIFDQFLDHNHLRDWAINAANDSEINDRFLAAHLPEVVTADLAAYIDMVDYPLAVRSSSLLEDSKYQPFAGIYQTYMLPNNHEDPAVRLQELVSAIKRVYASTFSSRTKAYIAATPYRLEEEKMAVIIQKLVGVRHASRFYPDFAGVVRSYNFYPHPPMIPSDGIASVALGLGTTVVDGGFTIRFCPKFPRHLLQFSGTEDTLRYSQREFWALDLGRYAGNSDHTREIKLTSYGLEYAEQDGTLPLVASTYSRENDAITDGLSRPGVRLVTFAPILKNELFPLAEILDLIMEMGRWGLSSPVEIEFAVNHSVPRGTPREFAFLQMRPLVTSRELEELDVENVEPERLLCQSPQVLGNGLVAEIYDLVVVDPDGFRRDKSMDVAREVSQFNADLVLRRRPYALIGVGRWGSSDPWLGIPVTWDQISGVRAIVESSFKDFNVAPSQGSHFFQNITSARIGYFSVNAFSQEGFVDWGWLRRQRPVTNKQFVRHYRFDHPVVIKMNGRTNRGIILKPF; this is encoded by the coding sequence ATGTCGGACTTTGACAAGCTACTGACCGAGCACGGATTCGCCAACCGGTTCCACCAGTTCCAGAATCTGATGCGGTTCCGGATACGGGAGATATTGCTCGTCTCCAGCTTATATGACTCGTTTATCCTCGAGGAGGACGGGCGACTCTCAGAGATGATCCTCTCCGAGTACCTTGACCTCAATCTGAGCAATGCGCCGGGCATCACACGCGTGTCCACCGGCGCTGAGGCGCTGACCATAGCAGCCGAAGAAGGCCGGTTCGGGCTGATCATCACCACCATGAATCTGGGGGATATGGACGCCGTCGAATTCGCCCGACGGGTCAAGAAAGCCGGACTGGACATTCCGGTCATCATGCTCACCTACGACAACCGTGAACTGATCGAGCTGACCGCGTACCACGATGTCTCGGTGTTCGAGAAGATATTCGTCTGGCAGGGAGATTTCCGCATCCTGATCGCCATGGTGAAATATATCGAGGACAAGCGGAATGTGGATCATGACACCAACGCGGTCGGTGTGCAGTCGATTATCGTCATTGAGGATAATATCAACTACTACTCGTCGTTTCTGCCGCTCATTTACACCGAGCTGTTCAAGCATTCCCAAAGCCTGATGGCCGAGAGTGTCAACCTGTCACACAAGCTCCTCCGCATGCGTGCGCGCCCCAAGATTCTGCTCAGTGCCACCTACGAAGAGGCCTGGCAGTACTATGAAAAGTACCAGGATTGTGTGCTGGGAGTCATCTCGGATATCGAGTTTCCGTTCCGGGGAAACCCGGACCCCGAAGCCGGGATCCGTCTCGCCCGCGAGGTGCGGGCCGCCCATTTTGACATTCCTATACTCCTGCAGTCGGACTCCCCGCAGTTCGAAGGGCGGGCGCGTGAGATCGGCGCCGGATTTTTGTGGAAACGGTCCCCCGTTCTCCTACAGCAGTTGCGCCAATTCATGATCGAGAATTTCAGCTTCGGTGACTTCGTATTCCGACTTTCTGATGGCCGGGCGGTTGGCTATGCCGAAAATCTCCGAGCGCTGGAGGAACAACTGGCCGTGGTACCGGAGGAGTCGATTCAGTACCACGCCGAACGAAACCACTTTTCCAACTGGCTCAAGGCCCGTACCGAGTTCTGGCTGGCACATCAGCTTCGTCCACGCAAGGTGACCGATTTCCCCACCGTCGAAGACCTTCGTCAGGACTTGATCAAGGCGCTTCGTGATTTCCGACGGGAGCGCCATACGGGTACCGTGATGGACTTCGATCCGGACACGTTTGATCCAAACGCCAGTTTTGCCCGTATCGGGTCCGGCTCGCTTGGCGGCAAAGCACGAGGGCTGGCCTTTGTCACCACCCTTTTGAAAAACTTCAAGCTGCACGAACGATTCCCGCGGACGCGTATCGATGTCCCACCGGCGGTGATTGTCGCTACCGACATATTCGACCAGTTCCTCGATCATAACCATCTTCGCGATTGGGCTATCAACGCTGCCAATGACTCAGAGATCAACGACCGGTTCCTGGCGGCGCACTTGCCCGAAGTCGTAACCGCCGACCTGGCCGCATATATCGATATGGTCGACTATCCCCTTGCGGTCCGCTCGTCGAGCCTGCTTGAGGACTCCAAATACCAGCCGTTCGCAGGTATCTACCAGACGTATATGCTGCCGAACAACCATGAGGATCCGGCTGTCCGTCTCCAGGAACTGGTCAGCGCCATCAAACGAGTGTATGCCTCCACGTTTTCGTCCCGGACCAAAGCCTATATCGCCGCCACTCCGTATCGACTCGAAGAAGAGAAGATGGCGGTCATCATACAGAAACTGGTCGGTGTCAGGCACGCTTCACGCTTCTATCCCGACTTCGCCGGCGTCGTGCGCTCGTACAATTTTTATCCGCATCCCCCCATGATCCCCTCTGATGGCATTGCGTCGGTGGCACTCGGTCTTGGGACGACGGTGGTCGATGGCGGCTTCACGATCCGGTTCTGTCCGAAATTCCCACGTCACTTGCTGCAATTCTCCGGAACGGAGGATACCCTGCGCTATTCGCAGCGGGAGTTCTGGGCGCTTGATTTGGGCCGATATGCCGGCAATAGCGACCACACGCGGGAGATCAAACTCACCAGCTATGGGCTGGAATATGCCGAGCAGGATGGTACCCTTCCGCTCGTGGCTTCGACCTATTCTCGTGAAAACGATGCCATTACGGACGGACTCTCGCGCCCCGGCGTGCGGCTGGTGACATTTGCGCCGATTCTCAAAAACGAGCTGTTTCCACTGGCCGAGATCCTCGACCTGATCATGGAAATGGGGCGATGGGGACTCAGTTCGCCCGTGGAAATAGAGTTTGCCGTCAACCACTCGGTGCCACGCGGCACACCGCGCGAGTTCGCGTTTTTGCAGATGCGTCCGCTGGTGACGAGCCGCGAGTTGGAAGAACTCGATGTCGAAAATGTCGAGCCCGAGCGGCTCTTGTGCCAGAGCCCGCAGGTTCTGGGCAATGGGTTGGTGGCAGAGATATATGATCTGGTAGTTGTTGACCCGGATGGATTTCGCCGCGACAAAAGCATGGATGTTGCCCGCGAGGTGAGTCAGTTCAACGCCGACCTGGTGTTGCGCCGCCGCCCCTACGCGTTGATCGGGGTGGGCCGATGGGGCTCAAGCGACCCATGGCTCGGTATTCCGGTGACCTGGGACCAGATTTCGGGTGTACGCGCCATTGTCGAATCAAGTTTCAAGGACTTCAATGTGGCGCCATCGCAGGGGAGCCATTTCTTCCAGAACATAACATCGGCTCGGATCGGTTACTTCAGCGTGAATGCGTTCTCACAGGAAGGGTTTGTGGACTGGGGCTGGTTGCGTCGACAACGTCCCGTGACCAACAAACAGTTCGTCCGCCATTATCGGTTCGATCATCCGGTCGTTATCAAGATGAACGGTCGTACCAACAGGGGCATTATCCTTAAACCGTTCTGA
- the gdhA gene encoding NADP-specific glutamate dehydrogenase, giving the protein MSADYVQSFMAHIKAKNPAEPEFHQAVQEVVESLALVMDRHPEYRKAKILERIAEPERVILFRVPWQDDQGEIHVNRGFRIEMNSAIGPYKGGLRFHPSVNLGILKFLAFEQVFKNSLTTLPMGGGKGGSDFDPKGKSDNEVMRFCQAFMSELSRHIGPDTDVPAGDIGVGGREIGFLFGQYKKLRNEFTGVLTGKGLNWGGSLIRPEATGYGATYFAAEMLGTKNQSLQGKTCLVSGSGNVAQYTIEKVNQLGGKCVTVSDSGGYIYDPEGINADKLAFVMELKNVKRGRIKEYADKYRTATYTPIDPKMDYNPLWNHKADCAFPSATQNEINGKDAQNLVKNGVSVVSEGANMPTTPEGVKVFLDHRILYGPGKAANAGGVATSGLEMSQNSMRYGWTREEVDNRLHLIMKSIHKSCVEASNRFGTPGNYVNGANIAGFLKVADAMMDQGLV; this is encoded by the coding sequence ATGTCGGCTGATTACGTGCAGAGCTTTATGGCTCACATCAAAGCCAAGAACCCGGCCGAGCCGGAATTTCACCAGGCAGTCCAGGAAGTGGTCGAGTCGCTCGCCCTCGTGATGGACCGTCACCCCGAATACCGAAAGGCCAAGATTCTCGAGAGAATCGCGGAGCCAGAGCGCGTCATCCTGTTCCGAGTGCCGTGGCAAGACGACCAGGGAGAAATCCATGTCAACCGTGGCTTCCGTATCGAGATGAACAGTGCCATCGGCCCGTACAAGGGGGGGCTGCGGTTCCATCCGTCGGTTAACCTCGGCATTCTGAAATTTCTTGCGTTCGAACAGGTGTTCAAAAACAGCCTTACCACACTTCCGATGGGGGGCGGCAAAGGCGGCTCCGATTTCGACCCCAAAGGGAAGAGTGACAACGAAGTCATGCGGTTCTGCCAGGCGTTCATGAGCGAGCTGAGCCGCCATATTGGTCCAGACACCGACGTCCCGGCGGGCGACATAGGCGTCGGCGGCCGTGAGATCGGGTTCCTGTTTGGGCAGTACAAGAAGCTCCGCAACGAATTCACCGGCGTGCTGACCGGTAAAGGACTCAACTGGGGTGGCTCACTGATTCGTCCCGAGGCCACAGGCTATGGTGCCACCTACTTCGCGGCCGAAATGCTTGGGACTAAGAACCAGTCGCTGCAGGGGAAGACCTGTCTCGTGTCCGGCTCCGGTAACGTGGCCCAGTACACGATCGAAAAAGTCAACCAGCTCGGCGGAAAGTGCGTGACGGTCTCCGATTCCGGCGGGTACATCTACGACCCCGAAGGAATCAACGCCGACAAGCTGGCGTTTGTCATGGAACTGAAGAATGTCAAGCGCGGACGTATCAAAGAATACGCCGATAAATATCGTACCGCCACCTACACGCCGATTGATCCCAAGATGGACTACAATCCTCTTTGGAATCACAAAGCGGACTGCGCTTTCCCCAGCGCCACGCAGAACGAGATTAACGGCAAAGACGCGCAGAACCTGGTGAAAAACGGCGTCTCAGTTGTCTCCGAGGGAGCCAATATGCCGACTACACCGGAAGGTGTGAAAGTGTTTCTCGATCACCGGATTCTGTACGGTCCCGGCAAAGCGGCCAACGCCGGTGGTGTGGCTACTTCCGGTCTGGAAATGTCGCAGAACTCAATGCGGTACGGCTGGACGCGGGAGGAAGTGGACAACCGTCTGCACCTCATCATGAAGTCGATCCATAAGTCCTGCGTTGAGGCCTCCAATCGGTTCGGCACTCCGGGGAACTACGTCAACGGCGCCAATATCGCCGGGTTCCTGAAGGTCGCCGATGCCATGATGGACCAGGGCTTAGTCTGA